A region from the Aegilops tauschii subsp. strangulata cultivar AL8/78 chromosome 5, Aet v6.0, whole genome shotgun sequence genome encodes:
- the LOC109747513 gene encoding GDP-mannose transporter GONST2 isoform X2 codes for MSLDHSPTGSLVVYGDDIEEAMSPNRSVAAVAVKDGDASVYKIIHGFLKQKNNSIINVAASVARKAASNKLSRKTSDVFDTLIQQQQSRLGNKTGPLLSGISYCIASCSMILLNKVVLSSYNFNAGISLMLYQNLISVVILVALEFFSVISTEELTWKLIKVWIPVNLIFVGMLVTGMYSLKYINVAMVTILKNMTNILTAIGEIYVFRKCQNKQVWAALCMMIISAVSGGMTDLSFHLVGYTWQILNCFLTAAYSRSYQRAHVLVFCDRQWIVRTSDQLLIRVVFTGDWPNNLQPCWLTKQDTHFGRWCLAIQRPC; via the exons ATGTCACTGGACCACAGCCCCACGGGCTCCCTCGTCGTGTACGGCGATGACATCGAGGAGGCCATGTCCCCCAACCGGAGCGTCGCCGCCGTGGCCGTCAAGGACGGCGACGCCTCCGTGTACAAGATCATCCACGGCTTCCTCAAGCAGAAGAACAACTCCATCATCAACGTCGCCGCCAGCGTCGCCCGCAAGGCCGCCTCCAACAA GCTGTCGAGGAAGACTTCGGATGTTTTCGACACCTTGATTCAGCAGCAGCAGAGCAGGCTGGGGAACAAGACCGGGCCTCTGCTCTCTGGGATATCCTACTGCATAGCCTCTTGCAGCATGATATTGCTCAACAAGGTGGTTCTCTCCAGCTACAACTTCAATGCTGGAATCTCACTCATGTTGTACCAG AATCTTATATCCGTGGTCATTCTTGTGGCACTCGAGTTCTTCAGCGTAATTTCAACGGAAGAACTGACATGGAAGTTGATCAAAGTCTGGATTCCAGTTAATCTCATTTTTGTTGGAATGCTAGTAACTGGAATGTACAG TTTGAAGTACATAAATGTTGCCATGGTGACAATAttaaagaacatgacaaacattTTAACGGCTATAGGGGAGATATATGTTTTCAGGAAGTGTCAGAACAAACAGGTTTGGGCTGCCTTATGTATGATG ATTATATCAGCTGTAAGTGGCGGCATGACAGATCTTTCTTTCCATCTAGTCGGTTACACGTGGCAGATTTTGAATTGCTTTCTGACAGCAGCCTATTCG CGAAGTTATCAGAGAGCCCATGTTCTGGTTTTTTGCGACCGCCAGTGGATTGTTAGGACTAGCGATCAGCTTCTCATCCGTGTGGTTTTTACAGGAGACTGGCCCAACAACTTACAG CCTTGTTGGCTCACTAAACAAGATACCCATTTCGGTCGCTGGTGTCTTGCTATTCAACGTCCCTGTTAG
- the LOC109747513 gene encoding GDP-mannose transporter GONST1 isoform X1, with product MSLDHSPTGSLVVYGDDIEEAMSPNRSVAAVAVKDGDASVYKIIHGFLKQKNNSIINVAASVARKAASNKLSRKTSDVFDTLIQQQQSRLGNKTGPLLSGISYCIASCSMILLNKVVLSSYNFNAGISLMLYQNLISVVILVALEFFSVISTEELTWKLIKVWIPVNLIFVGMLVTGMYSLKYINVAMVTILKNMTNILTAIGEIYVFRKCQNKQVWAALCMMIISAVSGGMTDLSFHLVGYTWQILNCFLTAAYSLTLRRLMDTAKQSTKSGSLNEVSMVLLNNALSIPFAVILIIVFNEWEYVYQTEVIREPMFWFFATASGLLGLAISFSSVWFLQETGPTTYSLVGSLNKIPISVAGVLLFNVPVSVENLFSIVFGLFAGIFFAKAKMSKS from the exons ATGTCACTGGACCACAGCCCCACGGGCTCCCTCGTCGTGTACGGCGATGACATCGAGGAGGCCATGTCCCCCAACCGGAGCGTCGCCGCCGTGGCCGTCAAGGACGGCGACGCCTCCGTGTACAAGATCATCCACGGCTTCCTCAAGCAGAAGAACAACTCCATCATCAACGTCGCCGCCAGCGTCGCCCGCAAGGCCGCCTCCAACAA GCTGTCGAGGAAGACTTCGGATGTTTTCGACACCTTGATTCAGCAGCAGCAGAGCAGGCTGGGGAACAAGACCGGGCCTCTGCTCTCTGGGATATCCTACTGCATAGCCTCTTGCAGCATGATATTGCTCAACAAGGTGGTTCTCTCCAGCTACAACTTCAATGCTGGAATCTCACTCATGTTGTACCAG AATCTTATATCCGTGGTCATTCTTGTGGCACTCGAGTTCTTCAGCGTAATTTCAACGGAAGAACTGACATGGAAGTTGATCAAAGTCTGGATTCCAGTTAATCTCATTTTTGTTGGAATGCTAGTAACTGGAATGTACAG TTTGAAGTACATAAATGTTGCCATGGTGACAATAttaaagaacatgacaaacattTTAACGGCTATAGGGGAGATATATGTTTTCAGGAAGTGTCAGAACAAACAGGTTTGGGCTGCCTTATGTATGATG ATTATATCAGCTGTAAGTGGCGGCATGACAGATCTTTCTTTCCATCTAGTCGGTTACACGTGGCAGATTTTGAATTGCTTTCTGACAGCAGCCTATTCG CTTACACTGAGACGCCTGATGGACACAGCCAAACAATCAACTAAATCGGGTTCTCTCAATGAAGTTTCTATGGTGCTACTTAACAATGCGCTCTCGATCCCTTTCGCGGTCATTTTGATTATTGTCTTCAACGAGTGGGAATACGTGTACCAAAC CGAAGTTATCAGAGAGCCCATGTTCTGGTTTTTTGCGACCGCCAGTGGATTGTTAGGACTAGCGATCAGCTTCTCATCCGTGTGGTTTTTACAGGAGACTGGCCCAACAACTTACAG CCTTGTTGGCTCACTAAACAAGATACCCATTTCGGTCGCTGGTGTCTTGCTATTCAACGTCCCTGTTAGCGTGGAAAATTTGTTCAGCATAGTTTTCG GCCTTTTTGCTGGGATATTCTTCGCAAAGGCAAAGATGTCCAAGTCCTAA
- the LOC109747514 gene encoding uncharacterized protein, with protein sequence MASVGFGSSVAAVAPAGRTSLRPQRTRLAVPAATRGTPAPAKKEKSILDFIVSAIVKDEQEFIETNPLLNKVDGPAPSAGGTASRKAGGTTSGKKPAAGSEGGGGFNLGGLFAKKG encoded by the coding sequence ATGGCGTCTGTGGGGTTCGGCAGCAGCGTGGCGGCCGTGGCGCCGGCGGGGAGGACGAGCCTTCGCCCGCAGCGGACGCGGCTGGCGGTGCCGGCGGCCACGAGGGGCACGCCGGCTCCGGCCAAGAAGGAGAAGAGCATCCTGGACTTCATCGTCAGCGCCATCgtcaaggacgagcaggagttcATCGAGACCAACCCGCTGCTCAACAAGGTGGACGGCCCGGCGCCCTCCGCCGGTGGCACCGCCTCCAGGAAGGCCGGCGGCACCACCTCCGGCAAGAAGCCCGCGGCCGGcagcgagggcggcggcgggttcAACCTCGGCGGCCTCTTCGCCAAGAAAGGCTAG